One genomic window of Medicago truncatula cultivar Jemalong A17 chromosome 1, MtrunA17r5.0-ANR, whole genome shotgun sequence includes the following:
- the LOC25484338 gene encoding probable WRKY transcription factor 21, with protein sequence MEEVEQASRTAVESCHRVLSMLSQPRDQVHHRNLTVETGEAVNRFKKVVSLLHGLDHSRVRKLKNLQNVPYPQTAFLDNPNCKRNIINHHTKNVHFTQTTYPQNSVQELGSTLRNPLSLGNPSLELSSNGKSPLHLAQQAASTHYQFYQPQQQHHHQQQLQQQRLLMQQQQQQQQMKHQAEMMFRRNTSGISLNFDKATSSTPTMSSTRSFISSLSIDGSVANVDGSSFHLIGAPISSDQNSQHKRKCSARGDEGSLKCSSSSKCHCSKKRKHRVKRSIKVPAISNKLADIPPDDYSWRKYGQKPIKGSPHPRGYYKCSSMRGCPARKHVERCLDEPTMLMVTYEGEHNHAKVPTQPANA encoded by the exons ATGGAAGAAGTTGAACAAGCAAGCAGAACAGCTGTTGAAAGCTGTCATAGAGTTCTAAGTATGTTGTCTCAACCAAGGGATCAAGTTCATCATAGGAATTTAACTGTTGAAACTGGTGAAGCTGTGAATAGGTTCAAGAAAGTTGTGTCTTTGCTTCATGGTTTGGATCATTCAAGAGTTAGGAAgcttaaaaatcttcaaaatgtTCCTTATCCTCAAACTGCTTTCTTAGACAACCCAAATTGCAAAAGAAACATCATCAACCATCACACCAAAAATGTTCACTTTACTCAAACTACCTATCCTCAAAATTCAGTTCAGGAACTTGGTTCAACCCTAAGAAATCCACTTTCTCTTGGAAACCCTTCTTTGGAATTGAGTTCGAACGGGAAAAGTCCGCTTCACCTTGCTCAACAAGCTGCATCAACTCACTATCAATTCTATCAGCCGCAGCAACAGCATCATCACCAGCAGCAGCTGCAGCAACAAAGGTTGTTGATgcagcagcagcaacagcaGCAACAAATGAAGCATCAAGCTGAAATGATGTTCCGAAGGAACACCAGCGGCATAAGCCTTAATTTTGACAAGGCTACTAGCAGCACACCAACAATGTCGTCTACTAGGTCTTTCATTTCCTCCTTGAGCATAGACGGAAGCGTAGCAAACGTTGATGGAAGTTCCTTCCATTTGATAGGAGCTCCGATCTCTTCAGATCAGAATTCACAGCACAAGAGGAAATGTTCTGCTAGAGGTGATGAGGGAAGCTTGAAATGTAGTAGCAGTTCTAAATGTCATTGCTCAAAGAAAAG GAAGCATAGAGTGAAGAGATCAATTAAGGTGCCTGCTATCAGCAACAAGCTTGCGGATATCCCTCCTGATGATTACTCGTGGAGGAAGTACGGGCAGAAGCCTATCAAGGGCTCTCCTCACCCTAG GGGCTATTATAAATGCAGCAGCATGAGAGGCTGCCCTGCTAGGAAGCATGTTGAGAGGTGCTTGGATGAGCCTACTATGCTAATGGTTACCTATGAAGGCGAGCATAATCACGCCAAGGTACCAACACAACCTGCAAATGCATGA
- the LOC25484339 gene encoding signal recognition particle 9 kDa protein, which produces MVYITSWDEFLDRSVQLFRADPDSTRYVMKYRHCDGKLVLKVTDNRQCLKYKTDQAQEAKKMEKLNNIFFTLMARGPEVDLSEVTGKEQTDAQPIKKGRGRKQ; this is translated from the exons ATGGTTTACATTACTTCCTGGGACGAGTTTTTGGATCGATCCGTTCAACTATTCCGCGCCGATCCCGATTCT ACGCGGTATGTCATGAAGTATAGACATTGTGATGGAAAATTGGTGCTAAAGGTCACTGATAATCGACAG TGTCTAAAGTATAAGACAGACCAAGCACAAGAAGCTAAGAAGATGGAAAAACTTAATAATATATTCTTTACGTTGATGGCTCGGGGACCAGAAG TGGATCTTTCTGAAGTCACTGGGAAAGAACAAACGGATGCACAACCGATTAaaaaaggaagaggaagaaagcAATAA
- the LOC25484340 gene encoding GABA transporter 1: MSLPEQRSTVEVGIEEKEGGVSGKGTWKHAAFHVATTIATPAAYAPLPFALASLGWPLGVSSLVSATLATWYSSILIASLWKWNGEKHLTYRHLAHSIFGFWGYWSIALFQQIASLGNNIAIQIAAGSSLKAVYKHYHADGKLSLQHFIVFFGIFELLLSQLPDIHSLRWVNALCTFSTIGFAGTTIGVTIYNGKKIDRTLVSYSLQGSSASKSFKAFNALGTIAFSFGDAMLPEIQNTVKEPAKKNMYKSISAAYTVIVLSYWQLAFCGYWAFGSQVQPYILASLSIPEWTVVMANLFAAIQICGCFQIYCRPTYAYFEGRIESSKSTSNFPLKNQLTRLFLTSIYMILVTLIAAAMPFFGDFVSICGAIGFTPLDFVFPALAYLKAGNISKNSKLGLLMKPLNILLATWFSVVAILGCIGAVRSIVEDIKNYKFFHDM, translated from the exons ATGAGTTTACCAGAACAAAGGTCAACAGTTGAGGTAGggatagaagaaaaagaaggaggAGTGAGTGGTAAAGGAACATGGAAGCACGCTGCTTTCCATGTTGCTACTACAATTGCTACCCCTGCAGCTTATGCTCCTTTGCCTTTTGCTCTTGCTTCTCTCGGTTGGCCTCTTG GTGTGAGTAGTTTGGTGAGTGCAACACTAGCCACTTGGTACTCTAGCATTTTGATCGCTTCACTGTGGAAATGGAATGGGGAGAAGCACCTTACCTATAGACATCTTGCACACAGTATTTTTG GATTCTGGGGGTATTGGTCTATTGCCTTATTCCAGCAAATAGCTTCTCTAGGAAATAACATTGCTATCCAAATTGCTGCTGGTAGCAGCCTTAAG GCAGTTTACAAGCATTATCATGCAGATGGAAAATTGAGCCTGCaacattttattgttttctttggaaTCTTTGAACTGTTACTTTCTCAACTTCCTGATATCCACTCATTGAGATGGGTTAATGCATTGTGCACTTTTAGCACGATTGGATTTGCTGGTACAACCATCGGTGTTACCATATACAACG GGAAGAAGATTGACAGAACATTGGTAAGTTATAGTTTGCAGGGTAGTTCTGCATCTAAATCCTTCAAAGCCTTCAATGCCCTTGGAACTATTGCCTTTTCATTTGGGGATGCTATGCTACCAGAAATACAG AATACAGTGAAAGAACCTGCAAAGAAGAATATGTATAAAAGCATATCAGCAGCATACACTGTGATAGTTTTGAGTTACTGGCAGTTGGCTTTCTGTGGATATTGGGCTTTTGGATCACAAGTCCAACCTTACATTTTAGCTTCTCTTTCCATTCCAGAATGGACTGTTGTTATGGCAAATTTATTTGCAGCTATTCAAATATGTGGATGCTTTCAG ATTTATTGCAGGCCAACGTATGCCTATTTTGAGGGAAGGATAGAATCCAGCAAATCAACTAGcaattttcccctaaaaaatcaactgacaagactttttttaactTCCATATACATGATTCTTGTTACTCTTATTGCTGCAGCTATGCCTTTTTTTGGGGATTTTGTGTCCATTTGTGGGGCAATTGGGTTTACTCCTTTGGACTTTGTGTTTCCTGCTTTAGCATACCTTAAAGCTGGAAACATATCAAAGAACTCAAAACTTGGCCTTTTGATGAAgccattaaatattttattagctACTTGGTTCTCAGTTGTTGCTATCTTGGGTTGCATTGGTGCAGTAAGGTCTATAGTGGAAGATATCAAGAACTACAAATTCTTCCATGATATGTAA